One Mugil cephalus isolate CIBA_MC_2020 chromosome 12, CIBA_Mcephalus_1.1, whole genome shotgun sequence DNA segment encodes these proteins:
- the slc39a10 gene encoding zinc transporter ZIP10 isoform X3, which produces MFLILLVSCVQHFYLEQQTFLWNNKQGTRSEGTMRVHVHTKFCFLCVLTFLFHQCNHCHGEEHGHQHADHDHAHNDLQISEAPYVRGATVSPVSNGLPEDSLEEEQRFYIQQLFRRYGQKGRLDFQGFQSLLDSLGLGEVKMVGVDHEDLGHDHVAHLDLLDVQEGLHSHSSTTEGNGHQHEHGHSHHKPGFHRPHTDGAPTGCSQTTAASPAVGAPAKHDHKHEHDHEHNHDHNHDHDHDHDHDHDHDHDHNHDHDHNHDHDHNHDHDHNHDHDHNHDHDHNHDHNHNHDPNQRHDHNPDHDHNHDHNHDHDHNHDHDHDHGHDQVQIPATNKELSSETHNGHSGHNSGDHEHDHDHGGPHVQPTTEITPAKQEQLPSTLLEPSQVPEGPHSSLAPTETRPKKPRKPARVRGNQGRNKTPSPSDNHDHDHDHKHGHSHSHKDKREAPGPLAVPTLPVPDPGHPGGLSHQHEECLNVTQLLAHYGLSPDSLISPSQFTYLCPALLYQIDSRVCILHYHHVDVEQEAMEPVSTVWVWLWGFVSITIISLLSLLGVVLVPILNQSCFKFLLTFLVALAVGTLSGDALLHLLPHSQGAHDHSEHGSSHSGDLVTAFDGVWKGLTALAGIYLLFIIEHCIGMFKHYKDQKGMKKVNEEGKIGRKLSDHKLNRRSDAEWLHLKPLSEDPDSTVISCDNGHNDTQLTELQTPESPSNKTPLAATDPHSSPTKENGRKAKKHGHGHGHSHGGNCHSDQEMKDAGIASIAWMVIMGDGMHNFSDGLAIGAAFSANVTGGISTSVAVFCHELPHELGDFAVLLKAGMSVKQAIVYNLLSALMAYVGMMIGTAVGQYTHNVTSWIFAITAGMFLYVALVDMLPEMLHGDSEEHKRCQLGHFVLQNLGLLTGFGIMLLIAIFEDQIVFDFGF; this is translated from the exons CAGGGGACCAGAAGTGAGGGGACAATGCGAGTCCACGTGCACACCAAGTTCTGCTTCCTGTGTGTGCTCACCTTTCTCTTCCATCAGTGCAACCACTGCCACGGAGAAGAACACGGCCATCAGCATGCCGACCACGACCACGCCCACAACGACCTGCAAATTTCTGAGGCTCCGTACGTGAGAGGAGCCACTGTGTCCCCGGTGTCCAACGGTCTCCCCGAGGACAGTCTCGAGGAGGAGCAACGCTTCTACATCCAACAGCTGTTCAGGCGTTACGGTCAGAAGGGCCGGTTAGATTTCCAGGGATTTCAGAGTCTGCTTGATAGCTTGGGCCTAGGAGAGGTGAAGATGGTAGGTGTGGATCACGAGGACCTGGGTCATGACCATGTAGCCCACCTAGACCTGTTGGATGTGCAGGAGGGGCTACACTCACATTCATCCACCACTGAAGGCAATGGCCACCAGCATGAGCATGGTCACTCACACCACAAGCCGGGTTTCCACCGTCCACACACAGACGGAGCTCCCACAGGCTGCAGCCAGACTACTGCTGCCAGCCCAGCTGTTGGTGCGCCTGCAAAACATGATCATAAACATGAACACGATCATGAACACAACCACGATCACAACCATGACCACGATCACGACCATGACCACGATCACGACCATGACCATGATCACAACCACGACCATGATCACAACCACGATCACGATCACAACCACGATCACGATCACAACCACGATCACGATCACAACCACGATCACGATCACAACCATGACCATAATCACAACCACGATCCCAACCAACGTCATGATCACAACCCTGACCACGATCACAACCACGATCACAACCACGATCACGATCACAACCACGATCATGACCATGACCATGGTCATGACCAGGTACAGATCCCTGCTACCAACAAGGAGCTGTCTTCTGAAACTCATAATGGCCACAGCGGTCACAACAGTGGTGATCATGAACATGACCACGATCACGGTGGTCCTCACGTGCAGCCAACCACAGAGATCACTCCCGCCAAACAGGAACAGCTGCCCTCTACCCTCTTGGAGCCCTCCCAAGTCCCTGAGGGGCCACACTCATCTCTTGCCCCAACAGAAACCCGGCCCAAGAAGCCCAGAAAGCCGGCGAGAGTTAGAGGAAATCAAGGGCGAAATAAAACTCCTTCCCCATCTGATAATCACGACCACGACCATGATCACAAACATGGACACAGCCATTCTCATAAAGATAAGAGAGAAGCACCAGGACCACTAGCAGTACCCACTCTCCCAGTCCCTGATCCTGGTCACCCAGGTGGATTGTCACATCAGCACGAGGAG tgtTTGAACGTTACTCAGCTCCTCGCCCACTACGGCCTGAGTCCTGACTCGCTCATCTCGCCCAGCCAGTTCACCTATCTGTGTCCCGCGTTGCTCTACCAGATAGATAGTCGTGTCTGCATCCTTCATTACCACCACGTGGATGTTGAGCAGGAAGCCATGGAACCTGTCAGTACTG TGTGGGTGTGGTTGTGGGGCTTTGTgtccatcaccatcatcagccTGCTGTCTCTGCTGGGGGTGGTGCTCGTGCCCATCCTCAACCAGTCCTGCTTCAAGTTCCTGCTCACCTTCCTGGTAGCGCTGGCAGTGGGGACGCTCAGCGGCGACGCTctccttcacctgctgcctcac TCTCAAGGGGCTCACGACCACAGTGAACACGGGTCAAGCCACAGCGGTGATCTGGTAACAGCCTTTGATGGAGTGTGGAAAGGTCTCACAGCCTTGGCTGGCATCTACCTCCTCTTCATTATTGAACACTGCATTGGCATGTTTAAGCACTACAAGGACCAAAAG GGCATGAAGAAGGTGAACGAGGAGGGAAAGATTGGCAGGAAGTTGTCGGATCACAAGTTAAATCGGCGCTCTGATGCAGAGTGGCTGCACCTAAAGCCACTCAGTGAAG ACCCTGACAGCACAGTCATTTCCTGCGACAATGGTCACAACGACACGCAGCTCACTGAGCTCCAGACACCGGAATCTCCCAGCAACAAGACGCCGCTGGCAGCCACAGACCCTCACTCGTCTCCCACCAAGGAGAATGGACGGAAAGCCAAGAAGCACGGCCATGGACACGGACACTCTCACGGAGGAAACTGCCACTCGGATCAGGAGATGAAGGACGCCGGCATAGCCAGCATTGCCTGGATGGTCATCATGGGAGACGGCATGCACAACTTTAGCGACGGCCTCGCTATAG GTGCAGCATTTAGCGCAAATGTGACGGGAGGCATCAGCACGTCAGTGGCTGTTTTCTGCCACGAATTACCTCATGAACTCG GTGACTTTGCGGTGCTGCTGAAAGCCGGGATGTCAGTGAAGCAGGCCATCGTCTACAACCTGCTGTCTGCCCTCATGGCCTACGTCGGCATGATGATCGGCACCGCTGTGGGCCAGTACACGCACAACGTCACCAGCTGGATCTTCGCCATCACAGCTGGCATGTTCCTGTATGTGGCTCTGGTGGATATG cTGCCCGAGATGCTTCACGGGGACAGCGAGGAGCACAAGCGCTGCCAGCTGGGACACTTCGTCCTTCAGAACCTGGGCTTGCTGACCGGGTTCGGCATCATGCTGCTCATCGCCATCTTCGAAGACCAGATCGTCTTTGATTTCGGCTTTTGA
- the slc39a10 gene encoding zinc transporter ZIP10 isoform X1 — MCSTLVAYVRDRIFFFFGTERRGDAHGTRVSASFRRVVKAPDIVRPGLGAKQEEKHLQGTRSEGTMRVHVHTKFCFLCVLTFLFHQCNHCHGEEHGHQHADHDHAHNDLQISEAPYVRGATVSPVSNGLPEDSLEEEQRFYIQQLFRRYGQKGRLDFQGFQSLLDSLGLGEVKMVGVDHEDLGHDHVAHLDLLDVQEGLHSHSSTTEGNGHQHEHGHSHHKPGFHRPHTDGAPTGCSQTTAASPAVGAPAKHDHKHEHDHEHNHDHNHDHDHDHDHDHDHDHDHNHDHDHNHDHDHNHDHDHNHDHDHNHDHDHNHDHNHNHDPNQRHDHNPDHDHNHDHNHDHDHNHDHDHDHGHDQVQIPATNKELSSETHNGHSGHNSGDHEHDHDHGGPHVQPTTEITPAKQEQLPSTLLEPSQVPEGPHSSLAPTETRPKKPRKPARVRGNQGRNKTPSPSDNHDHDHDHKHGHSHSHKDKREAPGPLAVPTLPVPDPGHPGGLSHQHEECLNVTQLLAHYGLSPDSLISPSQFTYLCPALLYQIDSRVCILHYHHVDVEQEAMEPVSTVWVWLWGFVSITIISLLSLLGVVLVPILNQSCFKFLLTFLVALAVGTLSGDALLHLLPHSQGAHDHSEHGSSHSGDLVTAFDGVWKGLTALAGIYLLFIIEHCIGMFKHYKDQKGMKKVNEEGKIGRKLSDHKLNRRSDAEWLHLKPLSEDPDSTVISCDNGHNDTQLTELQTPESPSNKTPLAATDPHSSPTKENGRKAKKHGHGHGHSHGGNCHSDQEMKDAGIASIAWMVIMGDGMHNFSDGLAIGAAFSANVTGGISTSVAVFCHELPHELGDFAVLLKAGMSVKQAIVYNLLSALMAYVGMMIGTAVGQYTHNVTSWIFAITAGMFLYVALVDMLPEMLHGDSEEHKRCQLGHFVLQNLGLLTGFGIMLLIAIFEDQIVFDFGF; from the exons CAGGGGACCAGAAGTGAGGGGACAATGCGAGTCCACGTGCACACCAAGTTCTGCTTCCTGTGTGTGCTCACCTTTCTCTTCCATCAGTGCAACCACTGCCACGGAGAAGAACACGGCCATCAGCATGCCGACCACGACCACGCCCACAACGACCTGCAAATTTCTGAGGCTCCGTACGTGAGAGGAGCCACTGTGTCCCCGGTGTCCAACGGTCTCCCCGAGGACAGTCTCGAGGAGGAGCAACGCTTCTACATCCAACAGCTGTTCAGGCGTTACGGTCAGAAGGGCCGGTTAGATTTCCAGGGATTTCAGAGTCTGCTTGATAGCTTGGGCCTAGGAGAGGTGAAGATGGTAGGTGTGGATCACGAGGACCTGGGTCATGACCATGTAGCCCACCTAGACCTGTTGGATGTGCAGGAGGGGCTACACTCACATTCATCCACCACTGAAGGCAATGGCCACCAGCATGAGCATGGTCACTCACACCACAAGCCGGGTTTCCACCGTCCACACACAGACGGAGCTCCCACAGGCTGCAGCCAGACTACTGCTGCCAGCCCAGCTGTTGGTGCGCCTGCAAAACATGATCATAAACATGAACACGATCATGAACACAACCACGATCACAACCATGACCACGATCACGACCATGACCACGATCACGACCATGACCATGATCACAACCACGACCATGATCACAACCACGATCACGATCACAACCACGATCACGATCACAACCACGATCACGATCACAACCACGATCACGATCACAACCATGACCATAATCACAACCACGATCCCAACCAACGTCATGATCACAACCCTGACCACGATCACAACCACGATCACAACCACGATCACGATCACAACCACGATCATGACCATGACCATGGTCATGACCAGGTACAGATCCCTGCTACCAACAAGGAGCTGTCTTCTGAAACTCATAATGGCCACAGCGGTCACAACAGTGGTGATCATGAACATGACCACGATCACGGTGGTCCTCACGTGCAGCCAACCACAGAGATCACTCCCGCCAAACAGGAACAGCTGCCCTCTACCCTCTTGGAGCCCTCCCAAGTCCCTGAGGGGCCACACTCATCTCTTGCCCCAACAGAAACCCGGCCCAAGAAGCCCAGAAAGCCGGCGAGAGTTAGAGGAAATCAAGGGCGAAATAAAACTCCTTCCCCATCTGATAATCACGACCACGACCATGATCACAAACATGGACACAGCCATTCTCATAAAGATAAGAGAGAAGCACCAGGACCACTAGCAGTACCCACTCTCCCAGTCCCTGATCCTGGTCACCCAGGTGGATTGTCACATCAGCACGAGGAG tgtTTGAACGTTACTCAGCTCCTCGCCCACTACGGCCTGAGTCCTGACTCGCTCATCTCGCCCAGCCAGTTCACCTATCTGTGTCCCGCGTTGCTCTACCAGATAGATAGTCGTGTCTGCATCCTTCATTACCACCACGTGGATGTTGAGCAGGAAGCCATGGAACCTGTCAGTACTG TGTGGGTGTGGTTGTGGGGCTTTGTgtccatcaccatcatcagccTGCTGTCTCTGCTGGGGGTGGTGCTCGTGCCCATCCTCAACCAGTCCTGCTTCAAGTTCCTGCTCACCTTCCTGGTAGCGCTGGCAGTGGGGACGCTCAGCGGCGACGCTctccttcacctgctgcctcac TCTCAAGGGGCTCACGACCACAGTGAACACGGGTCAAGCCACAGCGGTGATCTGGTAACAGCCTTTGATGGAGTGTGGAAAGGTCTCACAGCCTTGGCTGGCATCTACCTCCTCTTCATTATTGAACACTGCATTGGCATGTTTAAGCACTACAAGGACCAAAAG GGCATGAAGAAGGTGAACGAGGAGGGAAAGATTGGCAGGAAGTTGTCGGATCACAAGTTAAATCGGCGCTCTGATGCAGAGTGGCTGCACCTAAAGCCACTCAGTGAAG ACCCTGACAGCACAGTCATTTCCTGCGACAATGGTCACAACGACACGCAGCTCACTGAGCTCCAGACACCGGAATCTCCCAGCAACAAGACGCCGCTGGCAGCCACAGACCCTCACTCGTCTCCCACCAAGGAGAATGGACGGAAAGCCAAGAAGCACGGCCATGGACACGGACACTCTCACGGAGGAAACTGCCACTCGGATCAGGAGATGAAGGACGCCGGCATAGCCAGCATTGCCTGGATGGTCATCATGGGAGACGGCATGCACAACTTTAGCGACGGCCTCGCTATAG GTGCAGCATTTAGCGCAAATGTGACGGGAGGCATCAGCACGTCAGTGGCTGTTTTCTGCCACGAATTACCTCATGAACTCG GTGACTTTGCGGTGCTGCTGAAAGCCGGGATGTCAGTGAAGCAGGCCATCGTCTACAACCTGCTGTCTGCCCTCATGGCCTACGTCGGCATGATGATCGGCACCGCTGTGGGCCAGTACACGCACAACGTCACCAGCTGGATCTTCGCCATCACAGCTGGCATGTTCCTGTATGTGGCTCTGGTGGATATG cTGCCCGAGATGCTTCACGGGGACAGCGAGGAGCACAAGCGCTGCCAGCTGGGACACTTCGTCCTTCAGAACCTGGGCTTGCTGACCGGGTTCGGCATCATGCTGCTCATCGCCATCTTCGAAGACCAGATCGTCTTTGATTTCGGCTTTTGA
- the slc39a10 gene encoding zinc transporter ZIP10 isoform X2 — MCSTLVAYVRDRIFFFFGTERRGDAHGTRVSASFRRVVKAPDIVRPGLGAKQEEKHLGTRSEGTMRVHVHTKFCFLCVLTFLFHQCNHCHGEEHGHQHADHDHAHNDLQISEAPYVRGATVSPVSNGLPEDSLEEEQRFYIQQLFRRYGQKGRLDFQGFQSLLDSLGLGEVKMVGVDHEDLGHDHVAHLDLLDVQEGLHSHSSTTEGNGHQHEHGHSHHKPGFHRPHTDGAPTGCSQTTAASPAVGAPAKHDHKHEHDHEHNHDHNHDHDHDHDHDHDHDHDHNHDHDHNHDHDHNHDHDHNHDHDHNHDHDHNHDHNHNHDPNQRHDHNPDHDHNHDHNHDHDHNHDHDHDHGHDQVQIPATNKELSSETHNGHSGHNSGDHEHDHDHGGPHVQPTTEITPAKQEQLPSTLLEPSQVPEGPHSSLAPTETRPKKPRKPARVRGNQGRNKTPSPSDNHDHDHDHKHGHSHSHKDKREAPGPLAVPTLPVPDPGHPGGLSHQHEECLNVTQLLAHYGLSPDSLISPSQFTYLCPALLYQIDSRVCILHYHHVDVEQEAMEPVSTVWVWLWGFVSITIISLLSLLGVVLVPILNQSCFKFLLTFLVALAVGTLSGDALLHLLPHSQGAHDHSEHGSSHSGDLVTAFDGVWKGLTALAGIYLLFIIEHCIGMFKHYKDQKGMKKVNEEGKIGRKLSDHKLNRRSDAEWLHLKPLSEDPDSTVISCDNGHNDTQLTELQTPESPSNKTPLAATDPHSSPTKENGRKAKKHGHGHGHSHGGNCHSDQEMKDAGIASIAWMVIMGDGMHNFSDGLAIGAAFSANVTGGISTSVAVFCHELPHELGDFAVLLKAGMSVKQAIVYNLLSALMAYVGMMIGTAVGQYTHNVTSWIFAITAGMFLYVALVDMLPEMLHGDSEEHKRCQLGHFVLQNLGLLTGFGIMLLIAIFEDQIVFDFGF, encoded by the exons GGGACCAGAAGTGAGGGGACAATGCGAGTCCACGTGCACACCAAGTTCTGCTTCCTGTGTGTGCTCACCTTTCTCTTCCATCAGTGCAACCACTGCCACGGAGAAGAACACGGCCATCAGCATGCCGACCACGACCACGCCCACAACGACCTGCAAATTTCTGAGGCTCCGTACGTGAGAGGAGCCACTGTGTCCCCGGTGTCCAACGGTCTCCCCGAGGACAGTCTCGAGGAGGAGCAACGCTTCTACATCCAACAGCTGTTCAGGCGTTACGGTCAGAAGGGCCGGTTAGATTTCCAGGGATTTCAGAGTCTGCTTGATAGCTTGGGCCTAGGAGAGGTGAAGATGGTAGGTGTGGATCACGAGGACCTGGGTCATGACCATGTAGCCCACCTAGACCTGTTGGATGTGCAGGAGGGGCTACACTCACATTCATCCACCACTGAAGGCAATGGCCACCAGCATGAGCATGGTCACTCACACCACAAGCCGGGTTTCCACCGTCCACACACAGACGGAGCTCCCACAGGCTGCAGCCAGACTACTGCTGCCAGCCCAGCTGTTGGTGCGCCTGCAAAACATGATCATAAACATGAACACGATCATGAACACAACCACGATCACAACCATGACCACGATCACGACCATGACCACGATCACGACCATGACCATGATCACAACCACGACCATGATCACAACCACGATCACGATCACAACCACGATCACGATCACAACCACGATCACGATCACAACCACGATCACGATCACAACCATGACCATAATCACAACCACGATCCCAACCAACGTCATGATCACAACCCTGACCACGATCACAACCACGATCACAACCACGATCACGATCACAACCACGATCATGACCATGACCATGGTCATGACCAGGTACAGATCCCTGCTACCAACAAGGAGCTGTCTTCTGAAACTCATAATGGCCACAGCGGTCACAACAGTGGTGATCATGAACATGACCACGATCACGGTGGTCCTCACGTGCAGCCAACCACAGAGATCACTCCCGCCAAACAGGAACAGCTGCCCTCTACCCTCTTGGAGCCCTCCCAAGTCCCTGAGGGGCCACACTCATCTCTTGCCCCAACAGAAACCCGGCCCAAGAAGCCCAGAAAGCCGGCGAGAGTTAGAGGAAATCAAGGGCGAAATAAAACTCCTTCCCCATCTGATAATCACGACCACGACCATGATCACAAACATGGACACAGCCATTCTCATAAAGATAAGAGAGAAGCACCAGGACCACTAGCAGTACCCACTCTCCCAGTCCCTGATCCTGGTCACCCAGGTGGATTGTCACATCAGCACGAGGAG tgtTTGAACGTTACTCAGCTCCTCGCCCACTACGGCCTGAGTCCTGACTCGCTCATCTCGCCCAGCCAGTTCACCTATCTGTGTCCCGCGTTGCTCTACCAGATAGATAGTCGTGTCTGCATCCTTCATTACCACCACGTGGATGTTGAGCAGGAAGCCATGGAACCTGTCAGTACTG TGTGGGTGTGGTTGTGGGGCTTTGTgtccatcaccatcatcagccTGCTGTCTCTGCTGGGGGTGGTGCTCGTGCCCATCCTCAACCAGTCCTGCTTCAAGTTCCTGCTCACCTTCCTGGTAGCGCTGGCAGTGGGGACGCTCAGCGGCGACGCTctccttcacctgctgcctcac TCTCAAGGGGCTCACGACCACAGTGAACACGGGTCAAGCCACAGCGGTGATCTGGTAACAGCCTTTGATGGAGTGTGGAAAGGTCTCACAGCCTTGGCTGGCATCTACCTCCTCTTCATTATTGAACACTGCATTGGCATGTTTAAGCACTACAAGGACCAAAAG GGCATGAAGAAGGTGAACGAGGAGGGAAAGATTGGCAGGAAGTTGTCGGATCACAAGTTAAATCGGCGCTCTGATGCAGAGTGGCTGCACCTAAAGCCACTCAGTGAAG ACCCTGACAGCACAGTCATTTCCTGCGACAATGGTCACAACGACACGCAGCTCACTGAGCTCCAGACACCGGAATCTCCCAGCAACAAGACGCCGCTGGCAGCCACAGACCCTCACTCGTCTCCCACCAAGGAGAATGGACGGAAAGCCAAGAAGCACGGCCATGGACACGGACACTCTCACGGAGGAAACTGCCACTCGGATCAGGAGATGAAGGACGCCGGCATAGCCAGCATTGCCTGGATGGTCATCATGGGAGACGGCATGCACAACTTTAGCGACGGCCTCGCTATAG GTGCAGCATTTAGCGCAAATGTGACGGGAGGCATCAGCACGTCAGTGGCTGTTTTCTGCCACGAATTACCTCATGAACTCG GTGACTTTGCGGTGCTGCTGAAAGCCGGGATGTCAGTGAAGCAGGCCATCGTCTACAACCTGCTGTCTGCCCTCATGGCCTACGTCGGCATGATGATCGGCACCGCTGTGGGCCAGTACACGCACAACGTCACCAGCTGGATCTTCGCCATCACAGCTGGCATGTTCCTGTATGTGGCTCTGGTGGATATG cTGCCCGAGATGCTTCACGGGGACAGCGAGGAGCACAAGCGCTGCCAGCTGGGACACTTCGTCCTTCAGAACCTGGGCTTGCTGACCGGGTTCGGCATCATGCTGCTCATCGCCATCTTCGAAGACCAGATCGTCTTTGATTTCGGCTTTTGA
- the slc39a10 gene encoding zinc transporter ZIP10 isoform X4 — MRVHVHTKFCFLCVLTFLFHQCNHCHGEEHGHQHADHDHAHNDLQISEAPYVRGATVSPVSNGLPEDSLEEEQRFYIQQLFRRYGQKGRLDFQGFQSLLDSLGLGEVKMVGVDHEDLGHDHVAHLDLLDVQEGLHSHSSTTEGNGHQHEHGHSHHKPGFHRPHTDGAPTGCSQTTAASPAVGAPAKHDHKHEHDHEHNHDHNHDHDHDHDHDHDHDHDHNHDHDHNHDHDHNHDHDHNHDHDHNHDHDHNHDHNHNHDPNQRHDHNPDHDHNHDHNHDHDHNHDHDHDHGHDQVQIPATNKELSSETHNGHSGHNSGDHEHDHDHGGPHVQPTTEITPAKQEQLPSTLLEPSQVPEGPHSSLAPTETRPKKPRKPARVRGNQGRNKTPSPSDNHDHDHDHKHGHSHSHKDKREAPGPLAVPTLPVPDPGHPGGLSHQHEECLNVTQLLAHYGLSPDSLISPSQFTYLCPALLYQIDSRVCILHYHHVDVEQEAMEPVSTVWVWLWGFVSITIISLLSLLGVVLVPILNQSCFKFLLTFLVALAVGTLSGDALLHLLPHSQGAHDHSEHGSSHSGDLVTAFDGVWKGLTALAGIYLLFIIEHCIGMFKHYKDQKGMKKVNEEGKIGRKLSDHKLNRRSDAEWLHLKPLSEDPDSTVISCDNGHNDTQLTELQTPESPSNKTPLAATDPHSSPTKENGRKAKKHGHGHGHSHGGNCHSDQEMKDAGIASIAWMVIMGDGMHNFSDGLAIGAAFSANVTGGISTSVAVFCHELPHELGDFAVLLKAGMSVKQAIVYNLLSALMAYVGMMIGTAVGQYTHNVTSWIFAITAGMFLYVALVDMLPEMLHGDSEEHKRCQLGHFVLQNLGLLTGFGIMLLIAIFEDQIVFDFGF, encoded by the exons ATGCGAGTCCACGTGCACACCAAGTTCTGCTTCCTGTGTGTGCTCACCTTTCTCTTCCATCAGTGCAACCACTGCCACGGAGAAGAACACGGCCATCAGCATGCCGACCACGACCACGCCCACAACGACCTGCAAATTTCTGAGGCTCCGTACGTGAGAGGAGCCACTGTGTCCCCGGTGTCCAACGGTCTCCCCGAGGACAGTCTCGAGGAGGAGCAACGCTTCTACATCCAACAGCTGTTCAGGCGTTACGGTCAGAAGGGCCGGTTAGATTTCCAGGGATTTCAGAGTCTGCTTGATAGCTTGGGCCTAGGAGAGGTGAAGATGGTAGGTGTGGATCACGAGGACCTGGGTCATGACCATGTAGCCCACCTAGACCTGTTGGATGTGCAGGAGGGGCTACACTCACATTCATCCACCACTGAAGGCAATGGCCACCAGCATGAGCATGGTCACTCACACCACAAGCCGGGTTTCCACCGTCCACACACAGACGGAGCTCCCACAGGCTGCAGCCAGACTACTGCTGCCAGCCCAGCTGTTGGTGCGCCTGCAAAACATGATCATAAACATGAACACGATCATGAACACAACCACGATCACAACCATGACCACGATCACGACCATGACCACGATCACGACCATGACCATGATCACAACCACGACCATGATCACAACCACGATCACGATCACAACCACGATCACGATCACAACCACGATCACGATCACAACCACGATCACGATCACAACCATGACCATAATCACAACCACGATCCCAACCAACGTCATGATCACAACCCTGACCACGATCACAACCACGATCACAACCACGATCACGATCACAACCACGATCATGACCATGACCATGGTCATGACCAGGTACAGATCCCTGCTACCAACAAGGAGCTGTCTTCTGAAACTCATAATGGCCACAGCGGTCACAACAGTGGTGATCATGAACATGACCACGATCACGGTGGTCCTCACGTGCAGCCAACCACAGAGATCACTCCCGCCAAACAGGAACAGCTGCCCTCTACCCTCTTGGAGCCCTCCCAAGTCCCTGAGGGGCCACACTCATCTCTTGCCCCAACAGAAACCCGGCCCAAGAAGCCCAGAAAGCCGGCGAGAGTTAGAGGAAATCAAGGGCGAAATAAAACTCCTTCCCCATCTGATAATCACGACCACGACCATGATCACAAACATGGACACAGCCATTCTCATAAAGATAAGAGAGAAGCACCAGGACCACTAGCAGTACCCACTCTCCCAGTCCCTGATCCTGGTCACCCAGGTGGATTGTCACATCAGCACGAGGAG tgtTTGAACGTTACTCAGCTCCTCGCCCACTACGGCCTGAGTCCTGACTCGCTCATCTCGCCCAGCCAGTTCACCTATCTGTGTCCCGCGTTGCTCTACCAGATAGATAGTCGTGTCTGCATCCTTCATTACCACCACGTGGATGTTGAGCAGGAAGCCATGGAACCTGTCAGTACTG TGTGGGTGTGGTTGTGGGGCTTTGTgtccatcaccatcatcagccTGCTGTCTCTGCTGGGGGTGGTGCTCGTGCCCATCCTCAACCAGTCCTGCTTCAAGTTCCTGCTCACCTTCCTGGTAGCGCTGGCAGTGGGGACGCTCAGCGGCGACGCTctccttcacctgctgcctcac TCTCAAGGGGCTCACGACCACAGTGAACACGGGTCAAGCCACAGCGGTGATCTGGTAACAGCCTTTGATGGAGTGTGGAAAGGTCTCACAGCCTTGGCTGGCATCTACCTCCTCTTCATTATTGAACACTGCATTGGCATGTTTAAGCACTACAAGGACCAAAAG GGCATGAAGAAGGTGAACGAGGAGGGAAAGATTGGCAGGAAGTTGTCGGATCACAAGTTAAATCGGCGCTCTGATGCAGAGTGGCTGCACCTAAAGCCACTCAGTGAAG ACCCTGACAGCACAGTCATTTCCTGCGACAATGGTCACAACGACACGCAGCTCACTGAGCTCCAGACACCGGAATCTCCCAGCAACAAGACGCCGCTGGCAGCCACAGACCCTCACTCGTCTCCCACCAAGGAGAATGGACGGAAAGCCAAGAAGCACGGCCATGGACACGGACACTCTCACGGAGGAAACTGCCACTCGGATCAGGAGATGAAGGACGCCGGCATAGCCAGCATTGCCTGGATGGTCATCATGGGAGACGGCATGCACAACTTTAGCGACGGCCTCGCTATAG GTGCAGCATTTAGCGCAAATGTGACGGGAGGCATCAGCACGTCAGTGGCTGTTTTCTGCCACGAATTACCTCATGAACTCG GTGACTTTGCGGTGCTGCTGAAAGCCGGGATGTCAGTGAAGCAGGCCATCGTCTACAACCTGCTGTCTGCCCTCATGGCCTACGTCGGCATGATGATCGGCACCGCTGTGGGCCAGTACACGCACAACGTCACCAGCTGGATCTTCGCCATCACAGCTGGCATGTTCCTGTATGTGGCTCTGGTGGATATG cTGCCCGAGATGCTTCACGGGGACAGCGAGGAGCACAAGCGCTGCCAGCTGGGACACTTCGTCCTTCAGAACCTGGGCTTGCTGACCGGGTTCGGCATCATGCTGCTCATCGCCATCTTCGAAGACCAGATCGTCTTTGATTTCGGCTTTTGA